Proteins encoded together in one Sinorhizobium sp. B11 window:
- a CDS encoding LysR substrate-binding domain-containing protein: MDRIDIMRLFVRVVESESFSRAARAEGVGQPTVSKHIAGLEARLGAQLLRRTSRGLSVTEAGEAYYDAAVRLLGEFDAAESNVLGRQAAPSGRIRVAMSAGFGRMHVLPHLPKFFERYPDITIETDITDKHINLVENHIDVAIRIGKQIDSSLVSRRIGSGETVLVASRRYLDKHGEPKTPADLQKHACVTFISAGTARTWEFKGPSGIITFEPKGPVRTSDAEHVRVGVLSDVGLAQGPAWLFLDEIEAGAVKKLLTDFTPPFHSINAVSPNGRLQPTKVKLFVEFLAQTLAKSPDLRIR; the protein is encoded by the coding sequence GTGGATCGCATTGATATCATGAGGCTCTTTGTCCGCGTCGTCGAAAGCGAGAGCTTCTCGAGAGCTGCGCGAGCAGAAGGCGTCGGCCAGCCGACGGTCAGCAAACACATTGCCGGGCTTGAGGCGCGACTGGGAGCACAATTGCTTCGCCGCACGTCGCGGGGCCTGAGCGTGACTGAGGCCGGGGAGGCTTATTACGATGCCGCCGTGCGCCTGCTTGGAGAATTCGATGCAGCAGAATCAAATGTGCTGGGTCGACAGGCCGCGCCTTCCGGTCGTATTCGCGTCGCCATGTCGGCGGGGTTTGGTCGAATGCACGTGCTTCCCCATCTTCCGAAATTTTTCGAACGCTACCCCGATATTACGATTGAAACAGACATCACCGATAAACACATCAATCTTGTCGAAAACCACATTGACGTTGCGATCCGGATAGGAAAGCAGATCGACTCCTCGCTTGTGTCGCGGAGAATTGGGAGCGGCGAAACGGTCCTGGTAGCGTCGCGCCGCTACCTCGACAAGCATGGCGAACCGAAAACTCCGGCAGATCTTCAAAAGCATGCTTGCGTCACCTTTATCTCGGCCGGCACTGCGCGGACATGGGAGTTCAAAGGGCCGTCGGGAATAATCACGTTTGAACCGAAAGGACCCGTACGCACCTCCGATGCAGAGCATGTGAGGGTCGGCGTTTTATCCGATGTGGGCCTTGCGCAAGGTCCGGCGTGGCTCTTTCTTGATGAGATCGAAGCGGGCGCTGTTAAAAAGTTGCTTACGGATTTCACTCCGCCATTTCATTCAATTAATGCAGTCAGCCCGAACGGTCGCCTTCAGCCGACCAAGGTAAAATTGTTCGTCGAATTCCTCGCTCAAACTTTAGCCAAGAGCCCAGATCTTCGGATTCGCTAG